The window CTATGCAGGTCCTGCTGTCGCGGCTGCAGATTCCCTACATCAAGGTAGCGCTCATCGATCGCCAGCTGTTCGCCAGCCGAGGGCACCCGGCGCGCCGTTTGCTCGACACGCTCGCTGACCTGGCGCTCGGCTGGACCGCCGAGGCCGACCGCGGAAATCGACTGCACGATTTTATGACCGGGGTCGTCGATCGGGTGATCAACGATTTCGACGACGACCTCGATCTATTTGACGAGCTGCGCCAGGAGCTGAACACCTACGTCGCCAAACGCCAAAAGCGAGCGCAGGTTGCCGAGAAGCGAACCACCGAGGCCACCGAAGGTAAGCAGCGACTGCAGCAGGCTCGGCGTACGGCGGCGAGGGTGATCGAAGAACACCTCGCCAATCAGGAGCTGCCGCGCATCGTTGAAGAAATACTCAACAAACCCTGGGCGAACGTGATGGTGCTCACCTGTCTGCGCCATGGAGAAGACTCTTCCCAGTTTGCGGAGGCGGTGGGTTTTGTGAAGCAGATGGTGTGGAGCGTGGCGCCAAAGAGTGACGCTGCAGAGGTGGCCAAGCTCCAGAAGGTGCTGCCCGGCCTCTCAGCGCAGCTGCGCGCCGGGCTGGAAATGGTGGCCTATCACGAAGACGACGTAAAAGACGTCTTCAAAAACCTGAAGAAGCTTTACCAGTCGATGCTGGACAAGCAATTCCGCGAGAAGGTCGAGCTGGCCGCGGATGAATCCCCGCCGTCAACCATGTCACTGCCGGCTGCGGTCGCGCCAGTTCAGCTGCCGATCTCCGGTGCGGCGGAGCTCTCAGACGGGGTATTCGATGATCTCGACAACGAACCTGAACCCGTTCCGCTGGAGCAGCTTGAGGCGGCTCTGCGTAGTCAGGTCGAATCGCTGGAACCGGGCACCTGGTTCCAGTTCAGCACGGAGGACGGTGGGGTCCAGCGAGCCAAGCTTTCCTGGAAAAGCCCGATCACCGGCAACTATTTGTTTGTCGACCAAAAAGGCATCAAGCTGGCCGATAAACCCGTAGCCGAGCTGGCACAGGAACTGGCCAGCGGCGAGGCGATTGCGCTCGAGACGGTGCCGCTGTTCGATCGGGCGCTTGAAGCCATCGCGGAGCGCCTGCAGGAAACACCCGCGGAGACCGAGTCATGAGCCACATGCCGCCCCCCGAACTGGAAGTATTGGCCGACGTCAAGCGCGCACTCAAAGAGGATCTGGGTGACGCCGGGGACATCAC of the Pseudomonadota bacterium genome contains:
- a CDS encoding DUF1631 domain-containing protein → MNRSSRQDTPYHQCARIFLRGMASLLQGMFESVDNALFEMAEKADSNALQTHYFDGMRQVRKTRSSVENEILKSLRASLISYQKDGGGSSTASAPEISEDSLSLVEEAELEESLAISEMVAKGENRLSRPLFAIGQRLGEALNRTPPDDETNPLGPASICNALRQSGPLFEVELPVLLVIYKLFDRKVLEQLDDLYQQVNDRFVQDGVMPQLQRSLPSAGRGTPSPMVGGQAAGAADAPLAEHPDVASPEEPGYADGQVMGEDADDERIMHSILSLLSARRQRIPAADITGSAVGSASAIAQTQQLLNALSVLQNTAPTEAAASADVKTLLLSEMDRLDGAGTQASSDDEDTIDLVAMLFDFILSDENLPQPMQVLLSRLQIPYIKVALIDRQLFASRGHPARRLLDTLADLALGWTAEADRGNRLHDFMTGVVDRVINDFDDDLDLFDELRQELNTYVAKRQKRAQVAEKRTTEATEGKQRLQQARRTAARVIEEHLANQELPRIVEEILNKPWANVMVLTCLRHGEDSSQFAEAVGFVKQMVWSVAPKSDAAEVAKLQKVLPGLSAQLRAGLEMVAYHEDDVKDVFKNLKKLYQSMLDKQFREKVELAADESPPSTMSLPAAVAPVQLPISGAAELSDGVFDDLDNEPEPVPLEQLEAALRSQVESLEPGTWFQFSTEDGGVQRAKLSWKSPITGNYLFVDQKGIKLADKPVAELAQELASGEAIALETVPLFDRALEAIAERLQETPAETES